Proteins encoded within one genomic window of Burkholderiaceae bacterium:
- a CDS encoding Bis-ABC ATPase Uup, with translation MAIITLLDAQLAYGHALLLDHAGFALEAGERVGLIGRNGTGKSSLLRILAGLDRPDDGRLQLQQGLRVAHVAQEPALDPDATVFAALRSALADTLALIAQHARGDGDLDALQSRIEAQDGWHWAQRIAETLERLRLDGDATVATLSGGTRKRVALAQALVARPDVLLLDEPTNHLDLDAIAWLEQLLLDFSGSVVVITHDRAFLDRVATRIVELDRGRLRSYPGNFARFSALQREQLAQEALANTRADRLLAQEEVWIRKGVEARRTRAAARIARLQRLRAEHAERRSAPGRVRMDLDAGAAGSYQGKIVAELTQVGKAFGERAIVRNLSTTVLRGDKVGLIGPNGAGKTTLLKIILGELAPDSGQVKRGAALQVAYFDQMREALDPDATLEDFISPGSEWIEIGARRTHVKSYLGDFLFAPARAASPVRSLSGGERNRLLLARLFARPANVLVLDEPTNDLDIDTLELLEELLQDYAGTVFLVSHDRRFLDNVVTSTIAFEGDGRWREYEGGVTDWLEQSARARVAAAPVERKNTPKPAPVVHSPLRKTKLSYKEQRELEALPGLIDALEQEQREINDALADGSLYASDARRAGALAERSSAIEERLTAALERWEALGSLAG, from the coding sequence ATGGCCATCATCACCCTGCTCGACGCCCAGCTGGCCTACGGTCATGCCCTGCTTCTCGACCACGCCGGCTTCGCGCTCGAAGCGGGCGAGCGGGTCGGGCTGATCGGCCGCAACGGCACCGGCAAGTCGTCGCTGCTACGGATTCTGGCCGGCCTCGACCGGCCCGACGACGGCCGGCTACAACTGCAGCAGGGGCTGCGCGTGGCGCATGTCGCGCAGGAACCGGCGCTCGATCCGGACGCGACCGTTTTCGCGGCATTGCGCAGCGCGCTGGCCGACACGCTGGCGCTGATAGCCCAGCACGCGCGCGGCGACGGCGACCTGGACGCGCTGCAAAGCCGGATCGAGGCGCAGGACGGCTGGCACTGGGCGCAGCGCATCGCCGAGACGCTCGAGCGACTGCGGCTCGATGGTGACGCAACGGTCGCCACGCTGTCCGGCGGCACGAGAAAGCGCGTCGCGCTGGCGCAGGCGCTGGTCGCGCGGCCCGACGTGCTGCTGCTCGACGAGCCGACGAACCATCTGGACCTGGACGCAATCGCCTGGCTCGAGCAGCTGCTGCTCGATTTTTCCGGCAGCGTGGTCGTGATCACGCACGATCGCGCGTTCCTGGACCGGGTCGCGACGCGCATCGTCGAGCTCGACCGTGGCCGGCTGCGCTCCTACCCCGGCAACTTCGCGCGCTTTTCTGCACTGCAGCGCGAACAACTCGCGCAGGAAGCGCTCGCGAATACGCGCGCCGATCGACTGCTGGCGCAGGAAGAGGTCTGGATCCGCAAAGGCGTGGAGGCGCGCCGCACGCGCGCGGCGGCACGCATTGCGCGCCTGCAGCGACTGCGCGCTGAACATGCGGAGCGCCGCAGCGCGCCCGGCCGGGTGCGGATGGATCTGGACGCCGGGGCAGCCGGCAGCTACCAGGGCAAGATCGTGGCCGAACTGACCCAGGTCGGCAAGGCGTTCGGCGAGCGGGCCATCGTGCGCAATTTGAGCACCACCGTGCTGCGCGGCGACAAGGTCGGGCTGATCGGGCCGAATGGCGCCGGCAAGACCACGCTGCTGAAAATCATCCTCGGTGAACTCGCACCCGACAGCGGCCAGGTGAAGCGCGGCGCCGCGCTGCAGGTCGCGTACTTCGACCAGATGCGCGAAGCGCTGGATCCCGACGCCACGCTGGAGGACTTCATCAGCCCCGGCAGCGAATGGATAGAGATCGGCGCGCGGCGCACGCACGTGAAGAGCTACCTCGGCGACTTCCTGTTCGCGCCGGCGCGCGCGGCGTCGCCGGTGCGTTCGCTGTCGGGCGGCGAGCGCAACCGGCTGCTGCTCGCGCGGCTGTTCGCGCGCCCGGCGAACGTGCTGGTGCTCGACGAGCCGACGAACGACCTCGACATCGACACGCTCGAACTGCTGGAGGAACTGCTGCAGGACTACGCCGGCACCGTGTTCCTGGTCAGTCACGACCGGCGCTTTCTCGACAACGTGGTGACCAGCACGATCGCGTTCGAGGGCGACGGGCGCTGGCGCGAGTACGAGGGCGGCGTGACCGACTGGCTCGAACAATCGGCCCGCGCGCGCGTCGCCGCTGCGCCGGTTGAGAGAAAAAACACGCCGAAGCCGGCGCCAGTCGTGCACAGTCCGCTACGAAAAACGAAGCTGAGCTACAAGGAACAGCGTGAACTGGAGGCGCTGCCGGGACTGATCGACGCGCTCGAGCAGGAGCAGCGCGAAATCAACGATGCGTTGGCCGACGGCAGCCTGTACGCGAGCGATGCCCGGCGCGCCGGCGCGTTGGCCGAGCGCAGCAGCGCGATCGAGGAGCGGTTGACGGCTGCGCTCGAACGCTGGGAGGCGCTGGGCAGCCTCGCGGGCTGA
- a CDS encoding DNA-binding transcriptional regulator, MocR family / aminotransferase domain, with product MLTRSAAATLSEQLAERFAERIRDRLLAPGARLPSVRQCAAQQQVSPSTVVAAYDRLLARGLIEARRQRGFFVRDAGRDGAALRSAETGSDGTGQPPERPGPARVPVDAAALIRSMFQGSGERPQPGMGVLPSDWLAADFLSTAVRRVSSARELQSFSLQYGEPAGDASLREALSRKLARLDVHAAPQQIVTTVGATHALDLVSRTLLKPGDPVLVEEPGWAVEFARLDALGMRILPVPRGADGPDLAVMAQYCAAHRPRLFVSVSVLHNPTGYCLSPGAAHRLLQLAGAHDFRIVEDDTYSHFAPEHATRLSALDGLQRTIYVGGFAKILAPNWRVGFLAAPAALIEPLQDTKLLSTLTTPALLERALAWCIAQGQLRRHAERIRDRLDQARARSVRLALSAGCSFAAEPAGLFGWVETGVDTDALAQRMLDEGYLLAPGSLFHARRRPSTLMRINFAATQDAAFWKALARLRERG from the coding sequence ATGCTGACCCGCTCCGCCGCCGCCACCCTGAGCGAGCAACTCGCCGAGCGCTTCGCCGAGCGCATCCGCGACCGGCTGCTCGCGCCGGGCGCGCGGCTGCCCTCGGTGCGGCAATGCGCGGCGCAGCAGCAGGTCAGCCCGTCGACGGTGGTCGCCGCGTACGACCGGCTGCTGGCGCGCGGGCTGATCGAGGCGCGGCGCCAGCGCGGCTTCTTCGTGCGCGACGCGGGGCGGGACGGCGCCGCGCTGCGTTCCGCCGAGACCGGCTCGGACGGCACGGGGCAGCCGCCGGAGCGACCGGGGCCGGCGCGCGTGCCGGTCGACGCCGCGGCGCTGATCCGCAGCATGTTCCAGGGCAGCGGCGAGCGGCCGCAGCCCGGCATGGGGGTGCTGCCGTCGGACTGGCTGGCGGCGGACTTCCTGTCCACCGCGGTGCGCCGGGTCAGCAGCGCGCGCGAACTGCAGTCGTTCTCGCTGCAGTACGGCGAACCGGCCGGCGACGCGAGTCTGCGCGAGGCGCTGTCGCGCAAGCTCGCGCGGCTCGATGTCCACGCGGCGCCGCAGCAGATCGTCACCACGGTCGGCGCGACCCACGCGCTGGATCTGGTGAGCCGCACGTTGCTGAAACCCGGCGACCCGGTGCTGGTCGAGGAGCCGGGCTGGGCGGTGGAGTTCGCCCGGCTCGACGCATTGGGCATGCGCATCCTGCCGGTGCCGCGCGGCGCCGACGGCCCCGATCTGGCGGTGATGGCGCAGTACTGCGCGGCGCACCGCCCGCGATTGTTCGTCAGCGTCAGCGTGCTGCACAACCCGACCGGCTATTGCCTGTCGCCCGGCGCGGCGCACCGGCTGCTGCAGCTCGCCGGCGCGCATGACTTCCGCATCGTCGAGGACGATACCTACAGCCATTTCGCGCCCGAGCACGCAACGCGGTTGTCGGCGCTCGACGGCCTGCAACGCACGATCTACGTCGGCGGTTTCGCGAAGATCCTCGCGCCGAACTGGCGCGTCGGCTTCCTCGCCGCGCCGGCGGCGCTGATCGAGCCGTTGCAGGACACCAAGCTGCTGTCCACGCTGACCACGCCGGCGCTGCTCGAGCGCGCGCTCGCCTGGTGCATCGCGCAGGGCCAGCTGCGGCGCCACGCGGAGCGCATCCGCGACCGGCTCGACCAGGCGCGCGCGCGCAGCGTGCGGCTGGCGCTTAGCGCTGGCTGCAGCTTCGCGGCCGAGCCGGCCGGCCTGTTCGGCTGGGTCGAGACCGGCGTCGACACCGACGCGCTCGCGCAGCGCATGCTCGACGAAGGCTATCTGCTCGCGCCGGGATCGCTGTTTCACGCGCGCCGGCGCCCGAGCACGCTGATGCGGATCAACTTCGCGGCGACGCAGGACGCGGCGTTCTGGAAGGCGCTGGCGCGGCTGCGCGAGCGCGGATAG
- a CDS encoding Permease of the drug/metabolite transporter (DMT) superfamily, with the protein MDTQAASSAKPDTPAAPAVHATPDAVRGLWLGTLGVVIFSLTLPMTRLAVGSVAAPQLSGAFIAMGRAAVAGLLSLLFLAATRAPRPRGGDWPLLVAVSLGAVFGFPLFSSIAMRYVEAVHASVMVGVLPLATALAGAWLQRQRPSAGFWLCAALGSALVGAFALLRSGESGVASRVDLHWADGLLLLAMLCAAISYASGAKLAAHLRADHVICWALVIALPVSLPAMALLWPARAISAPAWWAFGYVAVFSMWIGFFAWYRGLALGGTVRVSQVQLLQPFLSMLFAVPLLGETLDATSIAFALAVLATVFVGRKMPVGARRTHAPAPGDLR; encoded by the coding sequence ATGGATACGCAAGCCGCATCGTCCGCAAAGCCCGACACGCCCGCCGCGCCGGCCGTGCACGCGACGCCCGACGCCGTCCGCGGCCTCTGGCTCGGCACGCTCGGCGTCGTGATCTTCTCGCTCACGCTGCCGATGACGCGGCTCGCGGTCGGCTCGGTCGCCGCGCCGCAGCTCTCGGGCGCGTTCATCGCGATGGGGCGCGCCGCGGTGGCCGGGCTGTTGAGCCTGCTGTTCCTCGCGGCAACGCGTGCGCCACGGCCGCGCGGCGGCGACTGGCCGCTGCTCGTCGCCGTCTCGCTCGGCGCGGTGTTCGGCTTTCCGCTGTTCAGCTCGATCGCGATGCGTTACGTGGAAGCGGTGCACGCGAGCGTGATGGTCGGCGTGCTGCCGCTCGCCACCGCGTTGGCCGGCGCCTGGCTGCAGCGCCAGCGACCGTCCGCCGGCTTCTGGTTGTGCGCGGCGCTGGGCAGCGCGCTGGTCGGCGCGTTCGCGCTGCTGCGCTCGGGAGAGTCGGGCGTGGCATCGAGGGTGGATTTGCATTGGGCCGACGGGTTGCTGCTGCTGGCGATGCTGTGCGCCGCGATCAGCTACGCCAGCGGCGCGAAGCTGGCCGCGCATCTGCGCGCCGACCATGTGATCTGCTGGGCGCTGGTGATCGCGCTGCCGGTCAGCCTGCCGGCGATGGCGCTGCTCTGGCCCGCGCGCGCGATCTCCGCGCCGGCCTGGTGGGCGTTCGGCTACGTCGCGGTGTTCTCGATGTGGATCGGCTTTTTTGCCTGGTACCGGGGCCTCGCGCTCGGCGGCACGGTGCGCGTGAGCCAGGTGCAGCTGCTGCAGCCGTTCCTGTCGATGCTGTTCGCGGTGCCGCTGCTCGGCGAGACGCTGGACGCCACGAGCATCGCGTTCGCGCTGGCGGTGCTGGCCACGGTGTTCGTCGGGCGCAAAATGCCGGTCGGCGCACGCCGCACTCACGCTCCCGCCCCCGGAGACCTCCGATGA
- a CDS encoding PLP-dependent aminotransferase family protein produces the protein MNSRLASAAAPASTATPGTPGGWRLAARAGAMNPSVIREILKLTEKPGVISFAGGLPSPRTFPVAEFAAACAKVLRDDAQAALQYAASEGFGPLREMVAASLPWKADASQVLITTGSQQGLDLLAKVLLDDGSRLLVETPTYLGALQAFAAMVPEVLGVACDEQGVQIDALAQAADDARFLYVLPNFQNPTGRTMGEARRAALCERAAAIGLPLVEDNPYGDLWFDAPPPAPLTARNPEGCVYLGSFSKVLAPGLRLGYLVAPKVLYPKLLQAKQAADLHSAGFNQRVVAEVIADGFLARHVPKIRALYRAQRDAMLAALVRHMPDGVQWNQPAGGMFLWARLPEGLDATRLLPRAVEHGVAYVPGAPFYAGAGDARTLRLSYVTASSDEIEIGIAALARAVRTAIS, from the coding sequence ATGAATTCCCGCCTTGCATCCGCAGCCGCACCGGCATCCACTGCAACGCCGGGCACGCCGGGCGGCTGGCGCCTGGCCGCGCGCGCCGGCGCGATGAACCCGTCGGTGATCCGCGAGATCCTGAAGCTCACCGAGAAGCCCGGCGTCATCAGCTTCGCCGGCGGCCTGCCTTCGCCGCGCACGTTCCCGGTGGCCGAGTTCGCCGCGGCCTGCGCCAAGGTGCTGCGCGATGACGCGCAGGCCGCGCTGCAATACGCGGCGAGCGAGGGCTTCGGGCCGCTGCGCGAAATGGTCGCGGCCAGCCTGCCGTGGAAGGCCGACGCGTCGCAGGTGCTGATCACCACCGGCTCGCAGCAGGGGCTGGACCTGCTGGCCAAGGTGCTGCTCGACGACGGCAGCCGGTTGCTGGTCGAGACGCCGACCTACCTCGGCGCGCTGCAGGCGTTCGCGGCGATGGTGCCCGAGGTGCTCGGCGTCGCCTGCGACGAACAGGGCGTGCAGATCGACGCGCTCGCGCAGGCTGCCGACGACGCGCGCTTCCTGTACGTGCTGCCGAACTTCCAGAACCCGACCGGCCGCACGATGGGCGAGGCGCGCCGCGCGGCGCTGTGCGAGCGCGCGGCGGCGATCGGCCTGCCGCTGGTCGAAGACAACCCGTACGGCGACCTGTGGTTCGACGCGCCGCCGCCGGCGCCGCTCACCGCGCGCAACCCGGAGGGCTGCGTCTACCTCGGTTCGTTCTCCAAGGTGCTCGCGCCGGGGCTGCGCCTGGGCTACCTGGTCGCGCCAAAAGTCCTGTACCCGAAGCTGCTGCAGGCCAAGCAGGCGGCCGACCTGCACAGCGCCGGCTTCAACCAGCGCGTGGTGGCCGAGGTCATCGCCGACGGATTCCTCGCGCGCCACGTGCCGAAGATCCGTGCGCTGTACCGGGCGCAGCGCGACGCGATGCTCGCCGCGCTGGTCCGCCACATGCCGGACGGCGTGCAGTGGAACCAGCCCGCGGGCGGCATGTTCCTGTGGGCGCGGCTGCCCGAAGGGCTGGACGCGACCCGGCTGCTGCCGCGCGCGGTCGAACACGGCGTGGCCTACGTGCCCGGCGCGCCGTTCTACGCCGGCGCGGGCGATGCGCGCACGCTGCGCCTCTCCTACGTGACCGCGAGCAGCGACGAGATCGAGATCGGCATCGCGGCGCTGGCGCGCGCGGTGCGCACCGCGATTTCATGA
- a CDS encoding Phenazine biosynthesis protein PhzF like produces the protein MSTGRPFAQVDVFTARPGYGNPVAVVQGADGLDEAAMQRFARWTNLSETTFVLPPTDARADYALRIFTPGGELPFAGHPTLGSCFAWRAAGGAPKAPGRIVQQCARGLIDIRTDGARLAFAAPPMQRSAPDAATLAAVLQALDLAPARVRQAQCLDNGPKWLVLWLDSADTVLALAPDHARLAAIGLKIGLAGIHQGIDASQLIARSNREARAFGAAPDAPLIEVRAFAAPIGVPEDPVTGSLNASLAQWLVEAGELPTRYVAAQGTALGRAGRVHVERDASGTVWVGGDCVPVIRGEVLL, from the coding sequence ATGTCCACTGGCCGCCCGTTCGCGCAGGTCGATGTGTTCACGGCCCGACCGGGCTATGGCAATCCGGTCGCCGTGGTGCAGGGTGCCGACGGCCTGGACGAGGCCGCCATGCAGCGCTTTGCGCGCTGGACGAACCTTTCCGAAACCACGTTCGTGCTGCCGCCAACCGACGCGCGCGCCGACTACGCGCTGCGCATCTTCACGCCCGGCGGCGAACTGCCGTTTGCCGGCCATCCGACGCTGGGCTCGTGCTTTGCGTGGCGTGCCGCCGGCGGCGCGCCGAAGGCGCCCGGGCGCATCGTGCAGCAGTGCGCCAGGGGTCTGATCGACATCCGGACCGACGGTGCACGCCTGGCCTTTGCCGCGCCGCCGATGCAGCGCAGCGCCCCCGATGCCGCGACGCTGGCTGCCGTGCTGCAGGCGCTGGACCTCGCGCCCGCCCGCGTCAGGCAGGCGCAGTGCCTCGACAACGGCCCCAAGTGGCTAGTCCTGTGGCTGGACAGCGCCGACACGGTGCTGGCGCTGGCGCCCGATCACGCCCGGCTCGCCGCCATCGGACTCAAGATCGGCTTAGCCGGCATCCATCAAGGAATTGATGCTTCTCAATTGATAGCGAGATCGAACCGCGAGGCACGCGCTTTCGGCGCCGCACCGGACGCGCCGCTGATCGAGGTGCGCGCCTTCGCCGCGCCGATCGGCGTGCCGGAAGACCCGGTCACCGGCAGCCTGAACGCGAGCCTGGCGCAGTGGCTGGTCGAAGCCGGCGAGCTGCCCACGCGCTACGTGGCGGCGCAAGGCACGGCGCTCGGCCGCGCCGGTCGCGTGCACGTCGAGCGCGATGCGAGCGGCACGGTGTGGGTCGGCGGCGACTGTGTACCGGTGATCCGCGGCGAAGTGCTGCTCTGA
- a CDS encoding Riboflavin-specific deaminase — protein MTAQLDHLVVLADTLAQGTAWCDATLGISPGPGGQHPLFGTHNRLLAIAGERFVRAYLEVIAIDPDAGDPGRARWFDIDDERLRGEVRAHGPRLIHWVARVPDLAQAAAALAAQDIDCGERLQASRMTPSGLLEWQIVVRPDGRRPFDGCLPTLIQWGAAHPADGMPASGLSLRALRLQHPDAARLQSALTRIGLQGVSVQAAATPELRAELLTPRGLVSI, from the coding sequence ATGACCGCGCAGCTCGATCATCTGGTGGTGCTGGCCGACACGCTGGCGCAAGGCACCGCCTGGTGCGACGCCACGCTGGGTATCAGCCCCGGGCCGGGCGGCCAGCATCCCTTGTTCGGCACGCACAACCGGCTGCTCGCCATAGCCGGTGAACGCTTTGTGCGCGCCTATCTGGAAGTCATCGCGATCGACCCCGACGCCGGCGATCCCGGGCGCGCGCGCTGGTTCGATATCGACGACGAGCGCTTGCGCGGCGAGGTGCGCGCTCACGGCCCGCGCCTGATCCACTGGGTGGCGCGCGTGCCCGACCTCGCTCAGGCCGCCGCTGCGCTGGCGGCGCAGGACATCGACTGCGGCGAGCGCCTGCAGGCCAGCCGTATGACGCCGAGCGGATTGCTCGAGTGGCAGATCGTCGTGCGGCCGGACGGCCGGCGCCCGTTCGACGGTTGCCTGCCGACGCTGATCCAATGGGGCGCTGCGCACCCAGCCGATGGCATGCCCGCGAGCGGCTTGAGCCTGCGGGCGCTGCGCTTGCAGCACCCCGATGCGGCGCGTCTGCAATCGGCATTGACGAGAATCGGCCTGCAAGGCGTCTCGGTGCAAGCGGCCGCGACCCCGGAGCTGCGGGCTGAATTGCTGACGCCGCGCGGACTGGTATCGATCTGA